The window GAGGGACTGCAGCAACAATCAGTTCCGGATTTGCAGGAATTCGCGCAGCTTCCACAGCGACAACCGGAGGTTTGGGAAATCCTGTCGTGGGAACTACAGAAACTGCAGGGGCAGGAATTATGACTATTTTAGCAATGGTTGCTCCGGTAATCGCAGCTTTTCTAGCTATTTTAACGGTCGTTGCCGTGGTAATTTTAGGAAGAAAAGCTTTAAGGAAATTAAGAAAACGAAAAGAAGTTTTGAATAATTAAAAAATAAAAAAGATTTTATTTAATTTCAAAAATATCCCGATCGTTCAAAAACTGAAAATGATTTCTGAAATCTTTAAGCTCTTCTAAATTTAATTCGGCGGAAACCAAATTCCCTTTTTTCTGAGAAATTTCTTTACCATCAGCAAAAAAACAATGTGAACTTTTCTGGTAAAAAAGATTATTTCCATCGGTTCCTATTCTGTTTAAACCAAAAACATAAGACAGATTTTCGATTGCACGAGATTTCAATAAATGTTCCCATGCTCCGACTCTTTTTTCCGGCCAGTTCGCAACATATAAAATAGCATCATAATCGTCGTTATTTCTTGCAAAAACTGGAAATCTTAAATCATAACAAACCTGCAGTAGAAAACGAATTCCAAAATATTCTACAATCACTCTTTCTTTTCCGGGTGTATAGATTTTATCCTCGCCTGAAAAAGAAAACAAATGTCTTTTATCATAAAATGTTACTTCAGAATCTGGTTTTACAAAATACATTCTGTTAAAAAACTGATCGTCAACTTTTATAGAAGCACTTCCTGAGAATGCTGCGTTTTTCTCCTTTGAAATTTTCTTTAAAAATTCTAAAGATTCTTCATTCTTATCTGAAACTTCAGCAGCATCCATACAAAAGCCAGTAGAAAACATTTCCGGCAAAAGAAATAGATCTGCTTCTTGATTTTGTAGTTGTTTCTCGATTAATTGAAAGTTCTCAATCTTATTTTTCCAGATAATATCCTGATTTAACCCTATAATTTTCATACGCAGATTTCTATTTTTTTTAATTGCCGTATGGAATCGCCCTTTTAAAATTATAGCTATGATTTAAAAATAAACATGGCGATTTCATATTTCAAATTCAAAACTTGTATAAAATTACAGTTTTTAAATGGTTTCGGTTTTATATTTGCTGCAAATTGTGATTAGTAATATTTTAAAATTAAAATCTATGAAGAAATTGGTTTTTATGTTGATGATTTTTGTCGGAGTGGCAGTCAGCGCACAAGCCTACACCGGAAAAGGAGATCAGAAAGTTAATTTAGGATTCAATGCGTGGGGTTATGGTACCGGAATTACTGCGACTTATGATTACGGTTTAAATCAGTTAATATCTGTCGGAGCCGGAGCCAATGCTTATTTTAACGGATATAAGGATAATAACGATGATAATCGAGTTTTTATATTTGGAAGAGTTAATTTCCATTTAAAAGAAGCTTTAGAATTACCTGAGAAGCTAGATATTTATCCGGGAGTTGATTTAGGAGTTCTCGGACGAGATTTTGGAATTGGTGCTCACATTGGCGCAAGATATTTCTTTACCGAAAAAGTGGGTGTTTTTGCAGAGGTGGGAAATAACGGAAGTCTCGGAGTTTCTTTCAGTTTTTAAAAAATCAGACATAATATATGACAAAGCTTCTCATTTAGAGGAGTTTTTTTATTTGGCATCCTTTTGATAATTGTTACCTTTGCAAATTAAAATCTAAAAATAATTAATGGAATTAGCAATTAAGATCTTTCAATTTATATTAAGCATCTCTATCTTAGTAATTCTTCACGAGCTTGGGCATTTCTTACCCGCAAAATACTTTAAGACCAAAGTAGAAAAGTTTTATCTTTTCTTCGACCCTTATTTTTCTCTAGTTAAAAAGAAAATTGGTGAAACTGAATACGGTATCGGATGGCTTCCTTTCGGAGGTTATGTGAAAATTGCCGGAATGGTTGACGAAAGTATGGATACCGAGCAATTGAAGCAGCCTGCACAGCCGTGGGAGTTCAGAGCAAAACCGGCTTGGCAGAGATTGATCATTATGTTGGGTGGGGTTACAGTAAACTTCTTCCTTGCATGGTTAATTTACGGATGTCTTTCGTTTTTCAATGGTGAAACTTCTTTTGATACTGCGAAAGTTGATGCTCCGATGAATTACACGAGTGTTGCTAAAGGAATGGGTTTCCAGGATGGAGATAAAATCTTAAAAGTTGACGGAAAAACTCAGAATAATCTTGATAAATTAGCTTTAGACGTTCTATTAAGCGACGAAATTACTGTTTTGAGAAACGGAAAAGAAGTTACTTTCCCAACAAATGATGATGGTAAAGCGATGGCTTTTAGAGATGAAAATCCCAGAGCGTTTCTTACGCCAAGATTTCCTGCAGTAATCGATTCTATCTACAATCCTAAAACATTACAAGCTGGCTTGAAAGTTGGTGACCAGGTTGTTGCCGTTGATGGAAAGAAAATTTCTTATTATGATGAATTTCAGGAAACGGTAAGAAATAATCCAGGAAAAGACCTTAAAGTAGATGTAATGAGAGGTGGAGCAATTCAACCGCTTGTTTTATCAGTGTCTAAAGAAGGTACTTTAGGATTGGCTTCATACAAGCAATTGACTAAATTCTACGAAACAAAACATTTTACTTTTGTAGAATCTATCGGAAGAGGTTTCACGAGAAGTATTGAAAGTTTAACCTATCAGGTAAAGCAGTTTAAATTAATCTTCAATAAAAAAGTTCAGGGTTATAAAAAAGTTGGTGGCCCATTAGCTATCATCAAAAATATGCCTGTTGACAAAGCGAAAGACGGAAGCGTATCAATCGACTGGACTGCTTTCTGGAGTTTTACAGCGATGTTCTCTGTTTGGTTGGCGTTCCTTAATTTAATTCCGATTCCTGGATTGGATGGAGGTCACGTAATTTTCACGTTATATGAAATGATTGTTGGAAAACCTGTTCCACAAAAAATATTGGAGAATGCTCAAATGGTAGGGGTTATCTTCTTGTTAGGCTTAATGTTACTGATTTTTGGAGCGGATATTTTCAAAATAATAACAAATAAGTTTTAATTTATTTTAAAAATTTAATAAAAAAACTTGCGTGGTTCAAATATCAATCCTATATTTGCACCACTCTAAAAGAGGAACATTCCTCCTTAGCTCAGTTGGTTAGAGCATCTGACTGTTAATCAGAGGGTCCTTGGTTCGAGCCCAAGAGGAGGAGCAAAAAAGACTTACATTATTGTAGGTCTTTTTTGATTTTAATACTTCCCAGTTTCAAATTATTTTAAAATTTAAATTCCTGAAACATAATCTGATAGCACTTTTCGGGCGATTTTGATTAAAAAATATTTGCTTGATATTATTTTTCATATTATCTTTGCAGCACCTTAAAAGAGGAACATTCCTCCTTAGCTCAGTTGGTTAGAGCATCTGACTGTTAATCAGAGGGTCCTTGGTTCGAGCCCAAGAGGAGGAGCAAAAAAGACTTACATTATTGTAGGTCTTTTTTGATTTTATGCCTCTCTGTGATTATATTTACATTATTTATCAAATACCAGCTTTAAGCTTTCTCTGGGTACAATATTCATAGCTTATTTTCGTTACATTTGCAGTTTTACAGATAAACACAAAAGTCTTTAAAAAACTTTTAAATTTTAATAATAAAACAGCATAGTTTTTGTTTAGCTAATTGCTCGAAGATACGAATGATGTCAACCAATCAATTTAAATACGGTTTCCTATACATATCCCTTTTTATAGCCAGTCTTTTTCATGCCCAAAACTCAGCAAGCGGAAAGGTTGTAGATGCTAAGAACAACAAAGAGATTAGCGCTGTTGAAGTTTTTATTAATGATAGCAATACACCTGTTCTTACCACTACTTCCGGAAGCTTCAGTGTGCAGTCTGACAGTATTATTTATAAACTTAAGTTTCAGAAAAAGAGCTATGCTTTAGAAAGTGTAGAAATCACTCCGGATAATAGCAATAATCTTATTATTAAACTGTCTTCTGAAAAAGTAAGCAGCATTGAGGAAGTTGTTATTCACAACGAGAAAACAAAATTTAAAAATAAAAAAGAGAATCCGGCATACAGAATCATGCAGGAGGTTTGGAAACGTAAAAGAAATAACGGTCTTGATAAATTTAATACCTACACCTACAAAGAATACGAAAAGATTCAGTTTGATGCCAATAATCTCGACAGTGCATTTATGCACAAAAAAATCTTTAATAAGTTAGATTTTATTTTTGATTATGCCGATTCTACCGCAAGAGGCAAAATGGCGCTGCCTATTTTCTTAAATGAATCTATTTACAATCATTTCGGACAAAATAAACCCAGTAAAAAAACTAAAAAACTTTTAGTTGCCCAGAAAACTTCGGGTTTTCAGGATAATCAGGTGATTTCAATTACAGCTAAAAACCTATACCGTGATATCAACATTTACGATAACACTTTAAATTATTTTGATATAGGTTTTCCAAGTCCGGTAGGAACTGACGGTTTTAGTACGTATGATTATAATTTGACGGATACAGTTTCTATTAGAGGGGAACAAGCGTATAAAATACGTTATCAGCCAAGGAGAGCTGAGGTTTTAGCTTTTCAGGGGTATCTTTATATCGATACCGATTCTTATGCGGTTTTAGAGGCTACCTTAAAGTCTACCAATAAAATTAATGTCAACTTTATTAATTCTATTTCTACAGAATTGGTATATGATAATCCTGATGATGAAACATTTTTACCTAAAAAATACGTCACAGAAATTGAAATGACTCCTTTTTCCAAAAAGAAGACTGCAAAAAGCATTATTGCCAAAAGATCTGTAGATTATTCTGACTATGATTTTAATAGACCTTTATCAGATACTGTTTTCACTAGAAAAAAAGAAGAATACGACGATAGCTTTGTAGACAAGACTGATGATTTTTGGGTAAATGCAAGACCAGACTCGTTGTCTAAAGAAGAAAAAGGAGTTTATGAAATGCTTGATCGATTGCAGCAGACCCCCAAATTCAACAGGATTATTAAACTTACAGAAACACTGGCATCTCGATATTATAATGTTACTAAAGGGATTGATTTGGGTCCTATAACATCTATTTACGGAAAGAATGAAGTGGAAGGTGATAGAATAAGACTTGGAGCCAGAACATACTTTACTCAAAATGACCCTTGGAGAATTGAATTTTACAATGCGTATGGTTTTAAAGATCAGCAATTCAAATATGGAGTAGAAGGTCGATATATGTTCAATAGGGTCAACCGTTTTATGATTGGAGGTGGAACAAAAAGAGATGTCACGCAACTTGGAGTACAGCTTACGACGGAAGATGGTATTCTTTCCCGCTCATTTGCCTCTTCAACGGTATTTGCAAGAGGAGAAAATGCTTCTTTGAGCTCTGTAAACCAAACAAGCTTTTTTACATCTATTGAGCCTTGGAAAAACTTTCAGGTAAGAGTTGATGGAACGATGCAAAGTATTAAGTCGGCCAATCCTTCAGGATTTAGTTTGATGTATTTCAGAAATGGTGATTTAAGGAAGACAACCAATGATTCGCATGTTACCGTAAGTTTAATTGCAAGACCGGGAGCTACTTTTTCTCAAACGGGTGTTGATCGATATGAGCATGGAACTTTGGCGCCGACCATCGTTTTAAAATACACGAGAGGTATTGAAGGTTTGTTTAATGCCGATTTTAATTATAATAAGCTACAGTTTATGTTTTATAAGCCGATTCTTTTGGGAAGTTGGGGGAAAACATTGCTGAATTTTGAAGCCGGGAAAAACTTTGATACCGTTCCTTTAGCTTTACAAAATATTATTCCTGGAAACCAATCGTATGGTTTAGTTCCCAATACGTTTGCTCAGTTAAATTATTACGAATTCGTTGCAGATACGTATTCAACACTTCATATAGAACACCATTTTAACGGTAAAATACTATCTTTTATCCCTTTAATTAAAAAATTGAAGTTAAGAGAAGTTGCGTTCATCAGAGGCGCTTATGGATCTTTAAGTGACGCTTCAAAAGATATCAATGTTGACAATCTAAAATATTCGGCTCCTGATCAGCAAGTGTACTACGAATATGGCTTTGGTATTGAAAATATTGGTTTTGGAAATATCAGAATTTTCCGTGTAGATTTTAACTGGAGAGGAAATTATCTTGACAGACAAGATGTTTCTAAATTTGGAATAAAGGCAGGCTTTCAGTTTGGTTTTTAATTAGGAAAACTTAATTGGAAGATTTAACACATTAGTCACAAAGATTTTCAATTCTCATTCTGCATATTTTAGAACACATTAGAGAAAAAATCTCAGATTTTTACTTGCTATTCGTTGCTTCTTTGTTGAAAAAAATACTTTCCTACAATTTAATTACTCATAAACTGCTCACGAAAAATCTTTGATTTTTCATTTCTTATGTGCTCTTTTAGTGCGTATTTATTGTAAATCTTCTTATGAGGCATACGTGTTTAATGCTATCTCAATGTTTAGTTTAAACCACAAAAAATCCTCAGCAAAAAATGCTGAGGATTTTATTTTTTATAGAACGCTTTTTAATTATGCGTTCGGCTCAATAGATACGTAAGATCTGTTGTTTGCTTTCTTTCTGAAAACTACTTTACCGTCAACAAGAGCGTGCAAAGTGTGATCTTTACCCATACCAACATTTTCACCTGGGTGATGTTGAGTACCTCTTTGTCTGATAATAATGTTACCAGCAATAGCGTCTTGTCCACCGAAAATCTTCACACCTAATCTTTTAGAATGAGATTCTCTACCGTTTTTGGAACTACCAACTCCTTTCTTGTGTGCCATTTTATTCTAAGGTTTTTTGGTTTAACAATTATTCTGCGCTTTCAGCAGCGTCAGCTTTTTTAGTTGTTTTTTTAGCAGGCTTCTCTGCTTTTTTTGCTTCAAATCCTGTAATACCAGTGATTTTGATTTGAGTTAAAGATTGTCTGTGACCATTTTTAACTTCATAACCTTTTCTTCTTTTCTTTTTGAAGATGATTACTTTATCAGCTTTTACGTGATCAAGGATCTCTGCCTCTACAGTGATACCGCTTACAGCTGGGGCGCCTACTGTGATTGCTCCGTTTACAGTAAGTAAGATTTTATCGAAAGATACTTTTCCTCCTTTATCTCCTTTCAAACGGTTCACAAACAACTTCTGGTCTTGCTCAACTTTGTATTGAAGCCCTGCTATTTCTACAATTGCAAACATTGTCTATAAATTTTTAGTTAATTCGAGGTGCAAATGTACTGATTATTTTGATAGTAACAATGTGATTTTGAGAAATTTTCTACTTTCTGTGTAAATTTAATTCCAGTTGATTATTTTCAGATTTATATTTTTTAGCCATAGATTCTTCAAAGAACTTAATAATTTCTGCGTTATTGGTTATTTTTTTGCCATCTCCTGTTGTTACAGTCATAGAATTATTGGGATTAGCCAAATCTAGTTTAATGTCTTTTGCAGGATCATTTTTGTAGGTCATAAATAACTTTTTGTATTGAGCTGTACTTACTTTTACTCCTTCAAATTCATGCTTGGCTTCTTTTTCCAATGCTAAAATATAATCCCAGGAATTATCTACAGCTTTTAATTTTTTATTTCCTTTTAATAAAAACTGATGCGATTTGGTTTTGTCTTCCAATTTTACAATCAAACCAGGCAAACCGTGGAATTTATATGGTCCGTCCGGAAAAGGTAAATCTTTAGAAAACCATGCTTCCCAAATTCTCCCTCCAAACTTTGTTGTAGCTTTTTGGCAATTATAGTTTTCAATTTTTTGGGTTTCAGGAAGAATATTCCATTTGATAACAGGAGTTTCCTCTACAATCATATTGGTCTGCTCAATATTTGTAAACCAAGTAGTTTTAAAACTCGGATATGACTTTTCTATTAAATAAGAAATATTCCATTCGTCTGTGGTGGAAGAATAGCTTATGCTGTTGGGTGTAGATTTCCTTTGCTCAATAATCGAATTGTTTGCGATAGAATCACTCGCAAATTTTGCCTGACCATAAAAATAAGATTTAGTAGGGAAAATATCAAGATTGACAAACTCTTTCTTCAGGCTATCTGTTTTCGTTGAATCAATTCTAAACTGATATTCGTAAGTGAAGCGGTTTCCCTGTGCTGATAGATTCAGGAAAACTAGAAAAACTAAAATAAGACTAAAATTTAATTTCATAATGATGTGATTAGTTCTCCAAATATAGAAATTAAATTGTTTCTGTTTTATTTGTAATTGATTTTAAATCATATCAGAATCAAATATAAAGCGAAATTTTTTTTAACTGCATAGCATAGTTTTTTTTTCGGTGTGAATTAGTGAATTATTTCACATTATTGTATATCTTCGCTTTCACCAAAATATTTCAATATGAAAAGAAACTTTAATTTCTGCTTACTAGCAGGAGCGTTTGCTGTATTCTCATTATCAGCATGTAACAATGATACAATGGAAAATCCTGTATCTGAAACCCAAACAGAAAACTTAAAACCTGAACAGCCCGGCGAGCTCGAAAAAATCTGCTATTATGTAGACCAATATTGGAGCTCAAATGCTGTATTGACAACATCATTACCTAACTCTACAGACACGAGTTTTATGAATGCTCAGATGACAAAAATTGCCAGTTTATGGGGGAGAAGTAATCCAACGTTGCGTTTTGTAAATGATGCGTCTAATCCAAATTCTACGTATAATGCGATTTCGTATTCTACAGGAAAAATTTATTATGGATATGCGATTTATGCAGATGCAAAAAGCAAAGGCGGAAATATCGTTAATGCAATGATTCTCGCTCATGAATATGGACATCAGTTGCAGTATATTTTCGGACTTCCGTCTGTAAGCGAATCCACTGCAAGACCAAACGAATTGGAAGCTGACGGCTTTGCAGGATATTATTTAAGAAGACCCAATGGCTACAACCAGACATCGTTTGCCCAGATTGCAGCAGCGTATGAGTTTGCTCAGAGTATTGGCGATTATCAGACAACCAGCGCAGGACATCACGGAACGCCGCCTCAGAGAAGATCTGCAGTGCGTTTAGGTTTTCTTTTAGGACAATACGACCTTTCTGCAGCAGATTTTGATTACAACTTCTTTTATTATTATCAGGGAGTTTTAAACGGAACTTACAAAATGGCAAAAAACTCAAAGTTTGCTGAGTTGGATGCTTACATAAGTCAGTACCTTGATGAACTGAAAAAAATTCAGACAGGAGAGATTTCTGCTGAAGAATTTAAAGACCTTAAATAAGCAAACGTTTTAATATTTTTTAATACTGAGGTGAGACATTGTTCTTACCTCTTTTTCTTTGTGCACAATATTCACAAAGTTTAATTACTTTTGAAAAATATTCCACATTTAGATGAACAGAGATCTTTACATCGATTTTGCGAAAGGTTTAGCCACACTTTCCATTATATTTATTCACACCGCATTTTGGTCCGGACAGTTTTATATTATTCCGGAAATTCGGGTGTTTTCTTTGGTTTTTGATGTTGCACTTTTTTATGCCTTAAGTGGAATCACTTCAGGAAATAATATTGAGAAAACGTTTTATCGTTTACTAAAGCTTCAGATTACGTATATGATTTTTGTGACACTTCTGTTCTTTTTAGATTATTTCTTTAAAATATTCGGGCTCACATTTTTCTCTCTCGAATGGCTCCAAAGTTTCTATTCAACATTTGGCTCAAAATATTCAGCAACGAGTATTTCTACTGCTCCACAATGGCAGAATTTAGGAAATTGGTACCTTCACGAATACAGAAATGCGGATACTTTCCCCGTTGTGATGGGAAGCTTTTGGTATCTTAAAGTTTATTTTATTTTAACAGTTTTCGGAGTTTTAATTTTAAAATTTTTCCCGAAACACGTCAATTGGTTTATCGGACTTTGTGTTGCTTTAACTTTACTGTTTAATATTTTCCCGGAAATTTATCCAAGCGGTCAAGTAGGATATGTTGCTTTTTATATGACGGTTTTCCTTGTTGGAAACAGAATGAGAGGCAAAAAAATACCGACCAAAATGATTCCTGTTCTTTACGGATTGGTTGCACTAGCGTTGGTTTGGATGTTTTGGTACTTCGGAAACGAAATATTTTTTAAGATCAACAAGCAAAAATTTCCGCCGCAAACGCCATATATTATCTGGACTTTGTTTTCGCTGACGACCTTGTTTGTCTTATACAACAGATTAAAAATTACCAAAGAGAGTTTTATTACTTATATTGGTAAAAATGCCATTTTCTTTTATTTCGGTCAGGGAATAAGCTCGTCATTGGTTTATTTTCTTGTTGTTCCGATGAAAGAATTGATGCCTTGGTGGGTTTTAATGATTATTATTTATATCATTAATGTTGCTTTAGCGTTTATCATCGCAACTGGTTTGAAGAAATTTGATGCTTTTGGCTGGAAGGTTTTGGAGTTTTTAAGAAAGAAAACTGCTTCGCAAAACTAAATTTGCTACGGAATTTGAAAC is drawn from Chryseobacterium muglaense and contains these coding sequences:
- a CDS encoding nitrilase-related carbon-nitrogen hydrolase, whose amino-acid sequence is MKIIGLNQDIIWKNKIENFQLIEKQLQNQEADLFLLPEMFSTGFCMDAAEVSDKNEESLEFLKKISKEKNAAFSGSASIKVDDQFFNRMYFVKPDSEVTFYDKRHLFSFSGEDKIYTPGKERVIVEYFGIRFLLQVCYDLRFPVFARNNDDYDAILYVANWPEKRVGAWEHLLKSRAIENLSYVFGLNRIGTDGNNLFYQKSSHCFFADGKEISQKKGNLVSAELNLEELKDFRNHFQFLNDRDIFEIK
- a CDS encoding DUF6646 family protein translates to MKKLVFMLMIFVGVAVSAQAYTGKGDQKVNLGFNAWGYGTGITATYDYGLNQLISVGAGANAYFNGYKDNNDDNRVFIFGRVNFHLKEALELPEKLDIYPGVDLGVLGRDFGIGAHIGARYFFTEKVGVFAEVGNNGSLGVSFSF
- the rseP gene encoding RIP metalloprotease RseP, which gives rise to MELAIKIFQFILSISILVILHELGHFLPAKYFKTKVEKFYLFFDPYFSLVKKKIGETEYGIGWLPFGGYVKIAGMVDESMDTEQLKQPAQPWEFRAKPAWQRLIIMLGGVTVNFFLAWLIYGCLSFFNGETSFDTAKVDAPMNYTSVAKGMGFQDGDKILKVDGKTQNNLDKLALDVLLSDEITVLRNGKEVTFPTNDDGKAMAFRDENPRAFLTPRFPAVIDSIYNPKTLQAGLKVGDQVVAVDGKKISYYDEFQETVRNNPGKDLKVDVMRGGAIQPLVLSVSKEGTLGLASYKQLTKFYETKHFTFVESIGRGFTRSIESLTYQVKQFKLIFNKKVQGYKKVGGPLAIIKNMPVDKAKDGSVSIDWTAFWSFTAMFSVWLAFLNLIPIPGLDGGHVIFTLYEMIVGKPVPQKILENAQMVGVIFLLGLMLLIFGADIFKIITNKF
- a CDS encoding DUF5686 family protein, with the protein product MSTNQFKYGFLYISLFIASLFHAQNSASGKVVDAKNNKEISAVEVFINDSNTPVLTTTSGSFSVQSDSIIYKLKFQKKSYALESVEITPDNSNNLIIKLSSEKVSSIEEVVIHNEKTKFKNKKENPAYRIMQEVWKRKRNNGLDKFNTYTYKEYEKIQFDANNLDSAFMHKKIFNKLDFIFDYADSTARGKMALPIFLNESIYNHFGQNKPSKKTKKLLVAQKTSGFQDNQVISITAKNLYRDINIYDNTLNYFDIGFPSPVGTDGFSTYDYNLTDTVSIRGEQAYKIRYQPRRAEVLAFQGYLYIDTDSYAVLEATLKSTNKINVNFINSISTELVYDNPDDETFLPKKYVTEIEMTPFSKKKTAKSIIAKRSVDYSDYDFNRPLSDTVFTRKKEEYDDSFVDKTDDFWVNARPDSLSKEEKGVYEMLDRLQQTPKFNRIIKLTETLASRYYNVTKGIDLGPITSIYGKNEVEGDRIRLGARTYFTQNDPWRIEFYNAYGFKDQQFKYGVEGRYMFNRVNRFMIGGGTKRDVTQLGVQLTTEDGILSRSFASSTVFARGENASLSSVNQTSFFTSIEPWKNFQVRVDGTMQSIKSANPSGFSLMYFRNGDLRKTTNDSHVTVSLIARPGATFSQTGVDRYEHGTLAPTIVLKYTRGIEGLFNADFNYNKLQFMFYKPILLGSWGKTLLNFEAGKNFDTVPLALQNIIPGNQSYGLVPNTFAQLNYYEFVADTYSTLHIEHHFNGKILSFIPLIKKLKLREVAFIRGAYGSLSDASKDINVDNLKYSAPDQQVYYEYGFGIENIGFGNIRIFRVDFNWRGNYLDRQDVSKFGIKAGFQFGF
- the rpmA gene encoding 50S ribosomal protein L27, with the protein product MAHKKGVGSSKNGRESHSKRLGVKIFGGQDAIAGNIIIRQRGTQHHPGENVGMGKDHTLHALVDGKVVFRKKANNRSYVSIEPNA
- a CDS encoding GLPGLI family protein; the encoded protein is MKLNFSLILVFLVFLNLSAQGNRFTYEYQFRIDSTKTDSLKKEFVNLDIFPTKSYFYGQAKFASDSIANNSIIEQRKSTPNSISYSSTTDEWNISYLIEKSYPSFKTTWFTNIEQTNMIVEETPVIKWNILPETQKIENYNCQKATTKFGGRIWEAWFSKDLPFPDGPYKFHGLPGLIVKLEDKTKSHQFLLKGNKKLKAVDNSWDYILALEKEAKHEFEGVKVSTAQYKKLFMTYKNDPAKDIKLDLANPNNSMTVTTGDGKKITNNAEIIKFFEESMAKKYKSENNQLELNLHRK
- a CDS encoding neutral zinc metallopeptidase, with product MKRNFNFCLLAGAFAVFSLSACNNDTMENPVSETQTENLKPEQPGELEKICYYVDQYWSSNAVLTTSLPNSTDTSFMNAQMTKIASLWGRSNPTLRFVNDASNPNSTYNAISYSTGKIYYGYAIYADAKSKGGNIVNAMILAHEYGHQLQYIFGLPSVSESTARPNELEADGFAGYYLRRPNGYNQTSFAQIAAAYEFAQSIGDYQTTSAGHHGTPPQRRSAVRLGFLLGQYDLSAADFDYNFFYYYQGVLNGTYKMAKNSKFAELDAYISQYLDELKKIQTGEISAEEFKDLK
- a CDS encoding acyltransferase family protein, whose product is MNRDLYIDFAKGLATLSIIFIHTAFWSGQFYIIPEIRVFSLVFDVALFYALSGITSGNNIEKTFYRLLKLQITYMIFVTLLFFLDYFFKIFGLTFFSLEWLQSFYSTFGSKYSATSISTAPQWQNLGNWYLHEYRNADTFPVVMGSFWYLKVYFILTVFGVLILKFFPKHVNWFIGLCVALTLLFNIFPEIYPSGQVGYVAFYMTVFLVGNRMRGKKIPTKMIPVLYGLVALALVWMFWYFGNEIFFKINKQKFPPQTPYIIWTLFSLTTLFVLYNRLKITKESFITYIGKNAIFFYFGQGISSSLVYFLVVPMKELMPWWVLMIIIYIINVALAFIIATGLKKFDAFGWKVLEFLRKKTASQN